Proteins encoded within one genomic window of Episyrphus balteatus chromosome 1, idEpiBalt1.1, whole genome shotgun sequence:
- the LOC129906872 gene encoding protein crossbronx, with translation MTLDTTKSEEQIFFTIQQEYKTLAEYKMVAAEKISGVYVIPSFGNSLSWFGVIFVRAGYYAEAVFRFNILLPDRFPQDTALPTIIFQNDIFHPLICPFTGTLDITADFPVWKVGEDHIWQVLKFLQFVFLDPWESLKASPSVLNKEAADLLAQNRAEFIARAKKCAEQSKQQVYNAPTSEDPHYIIFEKFNFETHGPVIEKIKSNNFENDSSPSCSVGLSWVKEGEFKALSLE, from the exons ATGACTCTAGACACTACAAAATCGGAAGAGCAAATCTTTTTCACAATTCAACAGGAATATAAAACTCTTGCGGAGta caaGATGGTAGCAGCCGAGAAAATTTCTGGAGTTTATGTTATTCCGTCCTTTGGGAATTCTCTTT CTTGGTTTGGTGTAATCTTTGTGCGTGCTGGTTATTATGCGGAGGCGGTGTTTCGTTTCAACATTTTGCTTCCAGATAGGTTCCCACAGGATACGGCGCTACCa acaattatatttcaaaatgaTATATTCCACCCGCTTATCTGTCCGTTTACTGGCACATTGGACATTACAGCGGACTTTCCAGTTTGGAAAGTTGGGGAGGACCATATTTGGCAGGTGTTAAAATTCTTGCAGTTCGTGTTTCTGGATCCATGGGAGTCACTTAAAGCCAGTCCTTCAGTTTTGAATAAAGAAGCAGCCGATCTTCTTGCTCAAAATCGAGCTGAATTCATTGCACGCGCTAAAAAATGTGCAGAACAAAGTAAGCAACAAGTGTACAATGCGCCGACTTCAGAGGACCCACATTATATTATATttgaaaagttcaattttgaaaCTCATGGGCCAGTTATTgagaaaatcaaatcaaataacTTTGAGAATGATTCATCACCCTCATGCTCTGTGGGCCTCTCTTGGGTAAAGGAAGGTGAATTCAAAGCACTTAGTTTAGAATAG
- the LOC129906874 gene encoding UPF0598 protein CG30010 — protein MGSNFLHFYKINNSLARCSRLYQQRFIRPLNYIQGQEPKPKIREYFYYIDHEGMLFLDDAKMKNFTSCFKEKKFLKFFFNQIKLNETDRYRQEFPFISPCGREKNYIRCDDLPIVFTHVLKDSNGKDVLSYAHAGDQLTIPFQPGKIYMKPDSGRVYHPAWPKVGNIGLVRSKLAIELCKYFEFENGEENPPTHFTWNNQRMPLNIDWINETIIKK, from the exons ATGGGATCTAATTTtctccatttttataaaattaataacagTTTGGCAAGATGCAGCAGACTATATCAACAACGTTTTATCCGTCCATTAAATTACATTCAAGGACAGGAACCTAAACCAAAAATTCGGGAGTACTTTTATTATATTGATCACGAAGGAATG CTTTTTTTAGACGAcgcaaaaatgaaaaacttcacTTCTTGCTTTAaggagaaaaaatttttaaagtttttcttcaaccaaattaaattaaacgaaACTGACCGATACCGCCAAGAGTTTCCTTTTATATCACCATGTGGGAGAGAAAAGAACTATATACGATGTGATGATTTGCCAATTGTTTTCACTCATGTACTCAAGGATTCAAACG gaaaggaTGTTCTTTCGTATGCCCACGCAGGAGATCAGTTGACAATTCCTTTTCAACCAGGTAAAATCTATATGAAGCCGGATTCGGGCAGAGTTTACCATCCAGCGTGGCCAAAAGTTGGTAATATTGGACTAGTTCGATCCAAGCTAGCTATAGAACTGTGCAAAtactttgaatttgaaaacggaGAAGAAAATCCGCCTACACATTTCACATGGAACAATCAGCGGATGCCTTTAAACATCGATTGGATTAATgaaacaataattaaaaaataa